Proteins encoded together in one Atribacteraceae bacterium window:
- a CDS encoding ferrous iron transport protein A: MHSGRKTVEHTPILPLSLTGPGTYEVTEIRSGSELTRKLLCLGIQPGQHIDLLNEDCRGPLMIGLAGNRLALGRGLAHNIMVRQVRDARCMV, from the coding sequence ATGCATTCAGGTCGAAAAACAGTAGAACACACACCAATCCTTCCTCTCTCCCTGACCGGACCGGGAACCTATGAAGTAACGGAGATCCGGAGCGGGAGCGAACTGACCCGGAAACTCCTCTGCCTGGGGATCCAACCCGGACAACATATCGACCTACTTAATGAAGATTGCCGGGGACCTTTGATGATCGGGCTCGCCGGGAATCGTTTAGCGTTGGGACGGGGCCTCGCCCATAACATCATGGTACGGCAGGTCCGGGACGCGAGGTGCATGGTATGA
- a CDS encoding metal-dependent transcriptional regulator, whose protein sequence is MSLTESLEDYLQVIYQEETEKGMARVKDVANKLSVRASSVIDAVHRLKEAGYVSHEKGNFIRLTQPGLRQAEKSFERNHIVYKFLDQVLGVNPENAKKLTCGIEHHMNREFFDALSALCLFFERHPEIQEKYLRFRQSFEKGNVREMYPTLDQFTLGDRLKIMKIAGGNFVRQRLMAMGMTPGQEIGIERVAPLGDPIDVVLRGYHLSLRKEEAKCIQVEKQ, encoded by the coding sequence GTGTCCTTAACGGAAAGCCTGGAAGATTATTTACAGGTTATATACCAGGAAGAAACAGAAAAAGGAATGGCTCGGGTTAAAGATGTGGCCAACAAGCTCTCGGTTCGAGCCAGCTCGGTCATCGATGCCGTACACCGGCTTAAGGAGGCCGGATACGTCAGTCACGAAAAGGGCAATTTCATCCGTTTGACCCAACCCGGGCTCCGGCAGGCGGAAAAAAGTTTCGAGCGAAATCATATTGTTTACAAATTTCTCGATCAGGTTTTGGGAGTTAACCCTGAAAATGCCAAAAAGTTGACCTGCGGTATCGAACACCATATGAACCGTGAGTTTTTCGATGCGCTCTCGGCTTTGTGCCTTTTTTTTGAGCGCCATCCGGAAATCCAGGAAAAATATTTACGATTCCGCCAATCTTTCGAGAAGGGAAATGTCCGCGAAATGTACCCTACCCTTGACCAATTTACCCTTGGCGACCGACTTAAGATTATGAAAATAGCTGGAGGAAATTTCGTCCGCCAGAGACTCATGGCCATGGGGATGACCCCGGGCCAGGAAATCGGAATTGAACGAGTTGCTCCCCTTGGTGATCCTATTGATGTTGTCTTACGGGGGTATCATCTCAGCTTAAGAAAAGAGGAAGCCAAATGCATTCAGGTCGAAAAACAGTAG
- a CDS encoding glutamine synthetase family protein, translated as MSCQIRSKEEVLEYCEKNHVRFIRLWFTDVLGFLKSFAITQDELSCALSEGMGFDGSSIKGFARIDESDMIAMPDPPTFQILPWRNGEEKVARLFCDILNTDGTPYHGDPRYILRRNLEKLAGRGYTYYLGPELEFFYFKSEAEPSVLDRGGYFDLTTLDAASNLRRDTIRTLQDMGIKVEYSHHEVAPSQHEIDLRYAEAMEMADNVMTYRIVVKEIAQQYGVYATFMPKPIMGQNGSGMHTHQSLFAGDKNAFFDPIDVYYLSVEAKKFIAGILHHASEIALVTNQWVNSYKRLVPGYEAPVYICWARKNRSALVRVPLYKPGKEKATRIEVRNPDPACNPYLAFSAMLAAGLKGIEGNYPLPEPVEKDVYHMTPDERKSLGILSLPGSLKEAIDAAEQSQLLRETLGEHVFRYLMENKQIEWDRYRTVVHPWELENYLPIL; from the coding sequence ATGTCTTGCCAGATCCGTTCCAAAGAAGAGGTCCTTGAGTATTGCGAGAAAAACCATGTCCGTTTTATCCGGCTTTGGTTTACCGATGTCCTGGGTTTTCTAAAGAGCTTTGCCATCACCCAGGACGAACTATCGTGTGCGCTGAGCGAGGGGATGGGGTTTGACGGTTCTTCGATCAAGGGGTTTGCCCGGATCGACGAAAGCGACATGATCGCGATGCCGGATCCCCCCACCTTTCAGATTCTTCCCTGGAGGAATGGTGAAGAGAAAGTGGCCCGGCTGTTCTGTGATATTTTGAATACGGACGGTACCCCGTATCATGGGGATCCCCGGTATATTCTCCGCCGGAACCTGGAAAAGCTGGCGGGCAGGGGATATACGTATTATTTGGGGCCGGAGCTCGAATTTTTTTATTTCAAGAGCGAGGCCGAACCATCTGTCCTCGACCGGGGAGGGTACTTCGATTTGACCACCCTGGATGCTGCGTCCAACCTCAGGCGAGACACGATACGTACCCTGCAGGATATGGGGATCAAAGTAGAATACAGCCATCACGAGGTCGCTCCCTCTCAGCACGAAATCGATCTGCGATATGCCGAAGCGATGGAGATGGCCGACAATGTCATGACCTACCGGATCGTAGTCAAGGAAATCGCCCAGCAATACGGTGTTTACGCTACTTTTATGCCCAAGCCGATCATGGGCCAGAACGGTTCGGGCATGCATACCCACCAGTCGCTTTTCGCTGGCGACAAAAACGCCTTCTTCGATCCCATTGATGTGTATTATCTTTCGGTTGAAGCGAAGAAATTCATTGCCGGTATCCTTCACCACGCCAGTGAAATCGCCCTGGTAACCAACCAGTGGGTGAATTCTTATAAACGGCTGGTTCCCGGGTATGAGGCTCCGGTCTATATTTGCTGGGCCCGGAAAAACCGTTCGGCTCTGGTCCGGGTTCCTCTCTACAAACCAGGAAAAGAAAAGGCAACCCGGATCGAAGTGCGGAATCCCGACCCGGCCTGCAATCCGTATCTTGCTTTTTCAGCCATGCTCGCTGCCGGACTGAAGGGTATAGAGGGAAATTATCCTCTCCCTGAACCGGTGGAAAAAGACGTGTACCACATGACCCCGGACGAACGGAAATCTTTGGGAATTCTTTCTCTGCCCGGTAGTCTTAAGGAAGCGATTGACGCCGCCGAACAAAGTCAACTCCTTAGGGAAACCCTGGGTGAGCATGTTTTCCGGTATCTTATGGAAAATAAACAGATTGAATGGGATCGATACCGGACGGTTGTACATCCCTGGGAGTTGGAAAATTATCTTCCGATACTGTAG
- a CDS encoding glutamine amidotransferase family protein — translation MRETVRIPAGCAVTGILHQDGKRVSGDTIIRSIAVMHERSNGLGGGFAAYGIYPEFAELRAFHVLYDDRGVVPDVEETIKRTFRIEKAEDIPYRETAGIRDWPIFKRYFLSYRGESESEEDAVVRVVMEVNSRIDGAYVISSGQNMGIFKGVGYPEDVGRFFRLEEYDAWCWTAHGRFPTNSVGWWGGAHPFGLLSWSVVHNGEISSYGINRRYLQNFGYLCHLQTDTEVITYLVDLLVRKHGIPMNRLGSVFASPFWEVIEQMEDPERSLHTLLRTIYGGALLNGPFSIIVGFQGGMFGMVDRIKLRPMVAAWKDECFYLSSEESAIREIAPCLDRVVSLRAGEVVAGRVGEKVDHGHKLVVSGV, via the coding sequence ATGAGAGAAACCGTCCGAATCCCGGCTGGCTGTGCGGTAACCGGTATTCTCCATCAAGATGGCAAAAGAGTGAGCGGAGATACGATTATCCGTTCCATTGCGGTGATGCATGAACGATCCAACGGCTTGGGGGGAGGGTTTGCGGCCTACGGCATCTATCCGGAGTTTGCCGAGCTCCGGGCCTTCCATGTGCTTTATGATGATCGCGGGGTGGTACCTGACGTCGAGGAGACCATCAAGCGGACTTTCCGGATAGAAAAAGCAGAAGACATCCCATACCGGGAGACAGCCGGAATTCGCGATTGGCCGATTTTCAAACGCTACTTTCTCAGTTACCGGGGTGAATCGGAAAGCGAGGAAGATGCCGTCGTTCGGGTGGTGATGGAAGTCAATTCCCGGATCGATGGGGCATACGTTATTTCCAGCGGGCAGAACATGGGTATATTCAAAGGTGTCGGGTATCCCGAAGATGTCGGACGGTTTTTTCGACTCGAAGAATACGATGCCTGGTGCTGGACCGCTCATGGAAGATTTCCCACAAACAGTGTCGGGTGGTGGGGCGGCGCACACCCTTTCGGGTTATTGTCTTGGTCGGTCGTTCATAATGGGGAAATCTCCTCGTATGGGATCAATCGGAGATATCTTCAGAATTTCGGTTATCTTTGTCATTTACAAACCGATACCGAGGTGATTACCTACCTCGTCGACCTCCTGGTCCGGAAACATGGTATTCCGATGAACCGTCTGGGTTCGGTCTTTGCCAGTCCCTTCTGGGAAGTTATCGAACAGATGGAGGACCCAGAAAGAAGCCTTCATACCCTGCTGAGGACAATATACGGCGGAGCGCTGCTCAACGGTCCTTTCAGCATTATTGTCGGTTTCCAGGGAGGAATGTTCGGGATGGTGGACCGGATCAAGCTCCGCCCGATGGTTGCCGCCTGGAAAGACGAGTGTTTTTATTTATCCAGCGAAGAAAGCGCGATACGGGAAATTGCGCCCTGTCTTGACCGAGTCGTGTCCCTGCGAGCCGGGGAAGTAGTGGCCGGTCGGGTTGGCGAGAAGGTGGATCATGGCCATAAGCTTGTTGTTTCCGGAGTATAA
- a CDS encoding glutamate synthase-related protein, producing the protein MAISLLFPEYKVKRDDDRCISCQVCVRQCANDVHQGSNVEEQVQSEEEKCVGCQRCVTLCPTAALSVEQREAGFCGNASWSRQHLRNLYKQSETGGILLTGMGCDRPYPIYWDHLLLNASQVTNPSIDPLREPIELRTFLGRKEEKAAIDWEEEGLHTVTTLTPQLELEIPVLFSAMSYGSISFNAFRSLAEAARQTGTYCNSGEGGLHPELYPYGNNIIVQVASGRYGVHPDYLRLAAAVEIKIGQGAKPGIGGHLPGEKVSVDISRTRKIPVGSDAISPAPHHDIYSIEDLARLIYAIKETVNYQKPVSVKIAAVHNVAAIASGVVRAGADIVAIDGIRGGTGAAPRVIRDNVGIPIELALAQVDEKLRREGIRHQASLLIAGGIRASSDVLKAVALGADAVYIGTAALVGLGCHLCQKCYTGKCNWGIATQDPLLTKRLNPNIGVRRLVNLLRAWSFEIKEMLGGMGMNAIESLRGNREQLRSIGLSREETMLLGVKQAGEGW; encoded by the coding sequence ATGGCCATAAGCTTGTTGTTTCCGGAGTATAAGGTTAAGCGGGATGATGATCGGTGCATTTCCTGCCAGGTCTGTGTCCGGCAGTGTGCTAACGATGTCCATCAGGGATCAAACGTCGAAGAGCAGGTCCAAAGCGAGGAAGAAAAGTGTGTTGGATGCCAGCGATGTGTTACTCTCTGCCCGACTGCGGCTCTTTCGGTCGAGCAGCGGGAAGCGGGCTTTTGCGGTAACGCTAGCTGGAGCCGGCAGCACCTGCGTAATCTCTATAAACAGAGCGAGACCGGGGGGATTCTTTTAACCGGCATGGGCTGCGACCGTCCCTACCCGATTTACTGGGACCATCTTTTATTGAACGCCAGTCAGGTGACCAATCCATCGATCGACCCCTTGCGGGAACCGATCGAACTCAGAACCTTCCTGGGTCGGAAAGAGGAAAAGGCCGCGATTGACTGGGAGGAAGAAGGTCTCCATACGGTTACGACCCTAACCCCTCAGCTCGAATTGGAAATCCCAGTGCTTTTTTCAGCCATGTCCTACGGTTCAATCAGTTTCAACGCCTTCCGATCCCTGGCGGAAGCCGCGCGCCAAACCGGCACCTATTGCAACAGCGGCGAGGGCGGACTGCACCCCGAGCTTTACCCTTATGGTAACAATATTATTGTACAGGTGGCTTCCGGGCGTTACGGAGTGCATCCTGATTATTTGCGTCTTGCGGCAGCGGTGGAGATAAAGATCGGCCAGGGGGCTAAGCCGGGTATCGGTGGTCATCTACCCGGGGAAAAGGTTTCGGTGGACATCTCCCGCACCCGGAAAATACCGGTGGGTAGCGATGCCATATCTCCCGCGCCCCATCATGATATTTATTCCATTGAAGACCTGGCCCGCCTGATTTACGCCATCAAGGAAACGGTGAACTATCAGAAGCCGGTTTCGGTGAAAATCGCCGCGGTTCATAATGTGGCGGCCATCGCCTCCGGAGTGGTCCGAGCCGGTGCCGATATCGTAGCCATCGACGGGATCCGGGGTGGGACCGGAGCGGCTCCCCGGGTGATCCGGGACAACGTGGGAATCCCCATAGAACTCGCCCTGGCCCAGGTCGACGAAAAGCTTCGCCGGGAGGGCATCCGACACCAGGCTTCCTTGCTGATTGCCGGTGGGATTCGCGCGAGCTCCGATGTGCTCAAGGCGGTTGCTTTGGGAGCGGATGCGGTCTATATCGGAACGGCCGCCCTGGTTGGATTGGGATGTCATCTTTGTCAGAAGTGTTATACCGGGAAATGTAACTGGGGAATCGCCACCCAAGACCCTTTGCTTACGAAACGGCTGAATCCGAATATCGGTGTTCGCCGCCTGGTGAATCTCCTGCGCGCCTGGTCATTCGAGATCAAGGAAATGCTTGGAGGCATGGGAATGAATGCCATCGAATCATTGCGTGGCAACCGGGAACAGCTACGTTCGATAGGTCTCAGTCGTGAGGAAACGATGCTTTTGGGCGTGAAGCAGGCCGGAGAGGGGTGGTAA
- a CDS encoding 4Fe-4S dicluster domain-containing protein: MKKVRIHEEFCIGCRLCEINCLVKHSHSGKIIKAFKEEFPRALPRIRLEEEGVFSFALQCRHCDDAPCVENCLTGAMRRERDGQTVLCDEEICVGCWMCIMSCPYGVIQMERKARKVASKCDLCGKDEIPRCVANCPNEALTYE; the protein is encoded by the coding sequence ATGAAGAAAGTCCGGATTCACGAAGAATTTTGTATCGGCTGCCGGTTGTGTGAAATTAACTGCCTGGTCAAGCATTCCCACTCGGGCAAAATCATCAAAGCCTTCAAAGAGGAGTTTCCCCGGGCGCTTCCGCGGATCCGACTGGAAGAGGAAGGAGTCTTCTCGTTTGCCTTGCAATGCCGGCACTGTGATGATGCGCCCTGCGTTGAGAATTGCCTGACCGGAGCGATGCGCCGGGAGCGGGACGGACAGACGGTTTTGTGTGACGAAGAGATTTGTGTCGGCTGCTGGATGTGTATCATGAGTTGCCCGTATGGGGTCATCCAAATGGAAAGAAAAGCCCGGAAGGTCGCCAGCAAATGTGATCTGTGCGGTAAAGATGAGATCCCAAGGTGCGTGGCGAACTGTCCGAACGAGGCCTTGACCTATGAATAG
- a CDS encoding FAD-dependent oxidoreductase encodes MNREKTKYLLIGFSVAAWFAARAIREVDWNGRILAVSDEEKAYSRPLLSYALGQGSRGIAYNGDALQRADVDILWGKRVSSLDLAGRTAILANGDEVEFDKGLIATGGVPVLPAFSGMDSPGVFTFTRVRDLDEVDRFIHRNQIQKVVILGGGFIGLKTAEALLGRELELSIVELAPRLLGNMVDKEGSALLEKALRNHDLEVILEDTIERFESDQGRLSAVMLRSGRRIPSELAVIAIGIRPNVDWLKHTGLEIDRGVVVDTHQETSVPGIFAAGDVAETTHFLTGERVVSAVWPEAVAQGKVAGWNMAGRETEYAGSLPVNALEVGELPLISAGIVSPDGVGFETLVRRRGGVYQKLVLAGDRVVGLIFVGEIEKAGIYLNLIRQRFPVDTFREKLLDPKFGIINLPFNFRKHMVEGAGIEV; translated from the coding sequence ATGAATAGGGAAAAAACGAAATATTTGCTGATCGGTTTTTCCGTGGCCGCCTGGTTTGCGGCCCGTGCGATCCGCGAGGTAGATTGGAATGGGCGAATTCTGGCGGTTAGCGACGAGGAAAAAGCCTACTCCCGGCCCTTACTCAGCTATGCCCTTGGTCAGGGAAGTCGGGGGATTGCGTATAACGGTGACGCGCTTCAGAGAGCGGATGTAGATATCCTCTGGGGGAAGCGGGTATCCAGTCTGGACCTTGCGGGACGGACGGCGATTTTGGCCAATGGCGATGAGGTCGAGTTCGATAAAGGGCTGATTGCGACCGGCGGAGTGCCTGTTCTCCCTGCGTTTTCCGGGATGGACAGTCCCGGGGTATTCACCTTTACTCGGGTCCGGGATCTGGATGAGGTCGATCGGTTCATTCACCGGAATCAGATCCAAAAAGTGGTCATTCTCGGTGGTGGATTCATAGGGTTGAAGACGGCTGAAGCCTTGTTGGGTCGGGAGCTCGAACTGTCTATTGTCGAACTCGCTCCTCGCCTGTTGGGGAATATGGTCGATAAGGAGGGTTCGGCGCTTCTGGAAAAAGCCCTGCGTAATCATGACCTAGAGGTGATTCTTGAAGATACTATCGAACGATTCGAGAGTGACCAGGGCCGACTTTCCGCGGTAATGCTCCGCTCGGGCCGAAGGATACCATCGGAACTTGCCGTAATAGCCATCGGAATCAGGCCGAACGTGGATTGGTTGAAACATACCGGGCTGGAAATTGATCGGGGAGTCGTGGTCGACACTCATCAGGAAACCTCTGTTCCAGGGATTTTCGCTGCCGGTGACGTAGCGGAAACGACACATTTTTTGACCGGAGAACGGGTAGTGTCCGCGGTCTGGCCGGAAGCGGTCGCTCAGGGGAAAGTGGCCGGCTGGAATATGGCCGGGCGGGAAACCGAATATGCGGGAAGCCTTCCGGTGAATGCGTTAGAGGTGGGCGAACTTCCCCTGATCTCGGCAGGAATTGTCAGCCCGGACGGTGTGGGATTTGAAACGTTAGTCCGCCGTCGGGGAGGGGTTTATCAGAAACTGGTGCTCGCCGGTGACCGGGTGGTTGGATTAATTTTCGTGGGAGAGATTGAAAAAGCTGGAATCTATCTTAACTTGATCCGACAGCGTTTTCCAGTAGATACGTTTCGGGAAAAACTCCTTGACCCGAAATTCGGTATTATCAATCTTCCATTCAACTTTCGAAAACATATGGTAGAAGGGGCGGGGATCGAAGTATGA
- a CDS encoding 2,3-bisphosphoglycerate-independent phosphoglycerate mutase produces the protein MPDILDQIKSLTKKGREKMILLVVDGLGGLPHPDFGGKSEMEAARTPNLDGLARRSVLGLMDLVNHGITPGSGPGHIGLLGYDPESLLIGRGVLEALGVGFHLQDGDIAARANFATADPAGVIIDRRAGRISTEECRRIVGRISEAIREIDGVQIILEPGIEHRFVMVLRGAASGDRIRDTDPQKEGYKPYSPDALDETSEKASQVVRKFLEKALPLVVGEPKANAILLRGFAESPELERFPERYGVKPLAIALYPMYKGIARLFGFETPELSGTLEDEIRYLEEQWESYDFFFVHYKDTDKAGEDGDFARKVECLEYFDRFIPAVLNLKPDVLVVTGDHSTPALLKSHSWHPSPVLLHSPYAGADDRTRFTERECKNGYLGRFPARGLISLMLANALRMNKYGA, from the coding sequence ATGCCGGACATTCTTGATCAGATTAAGAGTTTGACCAAAAAAGGGAGAGAGAAAATGATCCTTCTGGTGGTCGATGGGCTGGGAGGACTCCCTCATCCTGATTTTGGCGGGAAGAGCGAGATGGAAGCCGCCCGTACCCCGAATCTGGATGGGCTGGCCCGCAGGAGCGTACTGGGATTGATGGATCTGGTCAATCACGGAATAACCCCCGGTTCGGGGCCCGGACATATCGGTTTGCTTGGATATGATCCGGAAAGCCTGTTGATCGGGCGGGGGGTTCTGGAGGCATTGGGTGTCGGCTTTCACCTGCAGGATGGCGATATTGCCGCCCGGGCGAATTTCGCGACGGCCGATCCGGCAGGAGTGATTATCGACCGGCGGGCCGGACGGATCTCCACAGAGGAATGCCGCCGGATCGTAGGACGGATCAGCGAAGCGATCAGGGAAATCGACGGGGTCCAAATCATTCTGGAACCGGGGATCGAGCATCGCTTTGTCATGGTCTTGCGGGGTGCCGCCTCCGGAGACCGCATCAGAGATACCGATCCACAAAAAGAAGGGTATAAACCCTATTCCCCGGATGCGCTGGACGAAACGTCGGAAAAAGCCTCGCAGGTCGTCAGGAAGTTTTTGGAAAAGGCACTGCCCTTAGTTGTCGGTGAACCGAAAGCGAATGCCATTCTGTTGCGCGGGTTTGCCGAATCACCGGAGCTGGAACGCTTTCCGGAGCGTTACGGGGTAAAGCCTCTGGCGATTGCCCTGTATCCGATGTATAAGGGGATAGCCCGGCTTTTTGGTTTTGAGACTCCTGAGCTGAGTGGAACCCTGGAGGATGAGATCCGCTATCTGGAGGAGCAGTGGGAAAGTTACGATTTCTTTTTCGTCCATTATAAAGATACCGACAAAGCCGGGGAAGACGGAGATTTTGCCCGGAAAGTGGAATGTCTCGAGTATTTTGACCGGTTTATTCCCGCAGTTTTGAATTTGAAACCGGATGTTCTGGTGGTAACCGGTGATCACTCAACGCCTGCTTTACTGAAGAGCCATTCCTGGCATCCTTCTCCGGTCCTTCTCCATTCGCCCTATGCGGGAGCGGACGACCGGACTCGCTTCACAGAACGGGAGTGTAAGAATGGTTATTTGGGCCGGTTCCCCGCTCGGGGACTGATCAGCTTGATGCTGGCCAACGCTTTGCGCATGAACAAATACGGAGCCTGA
- a CDS encoding MFS transporter, protein MPRKILLVPFALGLIVIGFGISGTGPVVNAIARNFAVSPDIVGRVFFFQGLGYFLSILAGGFLGDMLRQAHILRLGLFIAMIGFSGVAFLPSFTPVVALFLVAGIGLGFLDCMINPAATAIFTKNPGTVLNLIHAFFGLGSMLAPWIYTALIRTDLNWQDYYKVVALFTFVTFIVFLPSFIPRNIHNNRFRDILTVFRKKAFWFMGATMIFYSAGVTTLNGWMVTHLVLRGWAETTAALFLSNFWLGLFIGRFSLSRLSDKIGHLNMIRLNSLGGILFTALAVFLPPGNLSMPVLLFIAGFMLSTAIPTTIAYAVVNYPGTTSTASGWVLFNNGLGIIIFPWLGGIIGSMSGFNVTLGLVPLYLFIMFIFQQLLAGEITRRTLGT, encoded by the coding sequence TTGCCCAGAAAAATACTATTAGTTCCCTTCGCTTTGGGACTGATTGTCATCGGGTTCGGAATTTCCGGAACCGGGCCGGTCGTTAACGCGATCGCCCGGAACTTCGCCGTATCTCCCGATATCGTCGGCCGGGTGTTTTTCTTTCAAGGCTTAGGCTATTTCCTCTCCATTCTGGCCGGAGGATTCCTCGGGGACATGCTGCGCCAGGCCCATATCCTTCGGTTGGGTTTATTCATCGCCATGATCGGTTTTAGCGGAGTGGCCTTCCTCCCCTCTTTTACTCCGGTTGTCGCTTTGTTTTTAGTCGCCGGTATCGGGCTGGGCTTTTTGGACTGCATGATCAACCCGGCGGCAACCGCCATTTTTACCAAAAATCCCGGAACGGTACTCAATCTGATCCATGCCTTTTTCGGACTGGGCTCCATGCTGGCCCCGTGGATTTACACCGCTCTCATCCGAACCGACTTGAACTGGCAGGATTACTATAAAGTGGTCGCTCTGTTCACCTTTGTGACCTTCATCGTTTTCTTGCCCTCCTTCATCCCCCGGAATATTCACAATAATCGGTTCCGGGATATTCTCACCGTCTTCAGGAAAAAGGCTTTCTGGTTCATGGGCGCCACTATGATCTTTTATTCTGCAGGTGTGACCACCCTGAACGGATGGATGGTCACTCATCTCGTTTTGCGGGGATGGGCGGAGACAACGGCGGCATTGTTTCTGTCCAATTTCTGGCTGGGATTATTCATCGGACGGTTTTCCCTTTCCCGACTCTCGGACAAAATCGGTCATCTCAACATGATCCGCCTGAACTCACTCGGAGGAATCCTGTTCACCGCCCTGGCCGTTTTTCTCCCCCCGGGGAACCTTTCAATGCCTGTCCTTCTGTTCATCGCCGGGTTCATGCTCTCCACCGCCATCCCCACCACGATCGCCTATGCGGTGGTCAACTACCCGGGTACCACCTCGACTGCTTCCGGATGGGTGTTGTTCAACAACGGTCTGGGAATCATCATTTTTCCCTGGCTGGGAGGTATTATCGGATCCATGTCTGGCTTTAACGTCACCCTGGGGCTGGTCCCCCTGTACCTCTTCATCATGTTCATCTTTCAACAATTGCTCGCCGGAGAAATCACCCGCCGGACGCTGGGCACATGA
- the nifU gene encoding Fe-S cluster assembly scaffold protein NifU — translation MYSQKVLDHFRRPKNVGKMDNPDGVGKVGNPICGDVMVMYLKISPEEIIEDAKFETFGCGAAIATSSIATELIKGKSIREAQQVTNKAVIEALDGLPPAKMHCSVLAEEAVKKAIEDYEQKKSEPAQNVPHAGNNEQ, via the coding sequence ATGTACAGCCAGAAAGTATTGGATCATTTCCGTAGACCTAAAAACGTGGGAAAAATGGACAATCCGGATGGAGTCGGCAAGGTCGGTAACCCTATATGCGGCGACGTAATGGTCATGTACCTGAAAATCAGCCCGGAGGAAATCATCGAGGACGCCAAATTCGAAACTTTTGGTTGTGGAGCGGCAATTGCCACATCCTCCATCGCGACCGAACTGATCAAGGGTAAATCGATACGGGAGGCCCAGCAGGTCACCAACAAGGCCGTCATTGAAGCCTTAGACGGGCTCCCCCCCGCCAAGATGCACTGTTCGGTGCTGGCCGAAGAGGCGGTGAAAAAGGCGATCGAGGACTACGAACAGAAAAAATCCGAACCGGCGCAAAACGTTCCCCACGCCGGGAACAACGAGCAATGA
- the nifS gene encoding cysteine desulfurase NifS, with the protein MIYLDNNATTACDPRVVEIMLPFFKENYGNPSSLHAAGQQARTAVEEARRQVALLVGSRPEEILFTSGGTESNNLALKGIAQALRGKGNHILTSSIEHFAVLNVCRALEKEGYAVTYLPVDEDGLVNPAVFEEALRKDTILTSIMLANNETGVIEPVAELAAIAHEHGVLFHTDAVQAIGKIPIDVVRMNIDLLTGSAHKFHGPKGCGFLYKKKRVKLQPLLQGGHHEKGFRAGTENVPAIVGCGLAAQLASLEMEANHEQVGKLRDRLETGLRKSIPAIHIASSSASRLPNTSLVLVKYVEGEAMLLNLDFDGICVSSGSACTSGSLEPSHVLLACGYPHQDAHGSIRFSLSKFNREDEIDQVLDRFPKIVNTLRDMSPFKLAT; encoded by the coding sequence TTGATCTATTTAGACAACAATGCCACTACCGCTTGCGACCCGAGGGTGGTCGAGATTATGCTGCCCTTTTTTAAGGAAAATTATGGAAACCCCTCTTCACTTCACGCCGCTGGACAACAGGCGAGAACCGCCGTTGAGGAAGCGCGCCGGCAAGTCGCTTTGCTTGTGGGCTCCAGGCCGGAGGAGATTCTCTTCACTTCCGGGGGAACCGAGTCGAACAACCTGGCTCTGAAGGGAATCGCTCAAGCTCTTCGAGGTAAGGGAAACCATATTCTCACCTCCTCCATCGAGCATTTCGCGGTGTTGAATGTCTGCCGGGCGCTGGAAAAAGAGGGATACGCAGTGACCTATCTTCCTGTTGACGAAGATGGACTGGTCAATCCGGCCGTTTTCGAAGAGGCACTTCGGAAAGACACCATCCTGACCTCGATCATGCTCGCCAACAATGAAACCGGCGTGATCGAACCAGTAGCCGAACTTGCCGCCATCGCCCACGAACACGGCGTCCTTTTCCATACCGACGCTGTACAGGCAATCGGAAAGATCCCCATTGACGTGGTCCGAATGAATATAGACTTGTTAACCGGATCGGCTCATAAATTTCACGGACCAAAAGGCTGTGGCTTTCTTTACAAGAAAAAAAGAGTCAAATTGCAACCGCTCCTCCAAGGTGGACATCACGAAAAGGGATTTCGCGCCGGCACGGAAAACGTACCGGCGATCGTCGGCTGCGGCCTGGCCGCTCAGCTCGCATCTCTGGAAATGGAGGCGAATCACGAGCAAGTTGGAAAATTGCGCGACCGTCTCGAAACGGGATTACGGAAATCTATACCGGCAATACATATTGCCTCTTCTTCGGCATCCCGTCTGCCCAATACCAGCCTGGTTTTGGTAAAATATGTGGAGGGAGAGGCCATGCTTCTCAACTTGGATTTCGACGGGATATGCGTCTCCAGTGGTTCCGCCTGCACCTCGGGATCGCTCGAACCATCTCATGTGCTTTTAGCCTGCGGTTATCCACATCAGGACGCTCATGGGTCAATCCGTTTCAGCCTGAGCAAATTCAACCGGGAGGATGAAATCGACCAGGTGCTTGACCGGTTTCCGAAGATCGTCAACACCCTGCGGGATATGTCTCCATTTAAGTTGGCAACATAA